From the genome of Longimicrobiaceae bacterium:
GCCGGATGGTCTGAGCTCGTCGCGGCGTCCGCCACCGTGCGCGGGCTGGCGAGCACGCGCTTTACGGCGCCGTCGATGGCCCAGGCGCCCCAGCACGCGGCGACCGCCGGCAGCACGCCGAAGTGGCGGATCACGTACAGCGGCCACGTGCCCGCCGTGATGGCGTGTTGGATGGAGCTGCCGCTGAACCCGATGAGCGCGTCCCACGTCACGCCGCGGATGAACTCGCCCACGCCGCTGGCGGCCGTCCAGGAGCGCCACATCTCCTGCGCCTCCAGGTAGAACCAGACGGAGGCGGCGATCGTGCCGTACGTGCCGCCCCCGTACTGCTGGATCTGCGAGAAGACCTTCCCGCGCGCCCATGCTCCCGCATCTCCCCCGCGGATGCGCCGGAACACCGCGCGCGCCGCGAGCACGACCATCAGAGCGGCGAAGAGACCGCCTACTGGCGTCGTCCCCGCCACGCCGCTCTCGATCACGCCCACGAGCACCACGCCCGTCACGCAGATGCCGCCGGCCACGATCCACCCCGCGCGCGGCATGTACCGGAGCGCGCGCAGCCCGGTCACGGGCGGCTGCACAGCCGTGGTGGAAGTGTTCGCCTGGGAGGAGTCGATCACAGTCGGGTTCACGGGAAGATCTTCGCTGGAGACGACATCGGCTGCGGAAGCCGGAGGACGCGACGGAGTACGGCACGGGCAGGGAAGGAGTTTCTACGGAGATGATGCGAGGACGCTGTCGCGCGATCAGGCCGCCACGTCTATGTACGTCGATTCGGTGCTGGGCTCGGGCACCGGATAGCCTTCCTCCCTCAATCCGTCGATGTGGAACTCGATCGCTTCCCGCATGTTCACTTCCACGGCTTCCCTCGTCGCACCCGTCGAGATGCAGCCGGGCAGGTCGGGAGAGAACGCCGAATACCCGGTGTCCGTGTGCTCGACGATCACGAGGTAGCGCTTCATGGCTTCAACCCTGCCTGCTTGAGGATGCTGTTCAGCGTTCCTGGCGCCAGGTCGTCCGACGCGTGGCCCGGCACGGTGACGAGGCCAGTTTTGGCCGTATGCTTGAACTGGCGGTGGCTCCCGCGGGTGCGGACCAGGAACCAGCCGTCCGCCTCGATGAGCCTGAGAAGCTCCCGGACTCTCATCGATCAATCATAGCAACGTGGCTTCCGCGCGAGCAAGCCGGGTACTCGCGAAGGTGGATGAGCTTGCTCCGGGAAGCGTACGTAGACGAGGCGAAAACCGGAGAGGTCGCGCGCAATGGCGAGCTCTCCGGCTGTCGTCCACCTTTGGCGTCAGTCCGCGGCGCCGGCGGTTTCGCGCTCGAGGGCTTCGTACTCGTCGCCTTCGTAGCGGTAGGGCGGGGCGTAGGTCTCGCCGCCGGGGCGGTGCATGACGCCCTTGTAGCGCATGTGCTCCTCGTGCACGCCGAAGTTGGTGCGCTGCAGCTCGGCGATGCGCGCCATGTCGTCGGCCGTGAGGTCCGGCTTGTCGATGGCGCTCGCGAACTCCTCCAGCTGCTCCACGTTGTAGATGTTGGGCAGCGTGGTCAT
Proteins encoded in this window:
- a CDS encoding type II toxin-antitoxin system HicB family antitoxin, with translation MKRYLVIVEHTDTGYSAFSPDLPGCISTGATREAVEVNMREAIEFHIDGLREEGYPVPEPSTESTYIDVAA
- a CDS encoding type II toxin-antitoxin system HicA family toxin, which encodes MRVRELLRLIEADGWFLVRTRGSHRQFKHTAKTGLVTVPGHASDDLAPGTLNSILKQAGLKP